From a single Rutidosis leptorrhynchoides isolate AG116_Rl617_1_P2 chromosome 5, CSIRO_AGI_Rlap_v1, whole genome shotgun sequence genomic region:
- the LOC139848679 gene encoding uncharacterized protein, with translation MSHKDKQDELKDFIKEEKVSICAILETHLKPNNIDKACNFVFNRWNWVSNVALSSNSCRIVIGWDSNIVNVMVVQVSEQVIFCLIETIDKIIKMYCSFIYASNNGRERQLLWDDLHTQANISKQLPWILMGDFNVTRNLNEHSIGCSHMTDDMQDFNNCLSDIKVDDLGSTGFHFTWTKSLKNSLCSVLKKLDWVMCNEDFLSNYPHAYGLFLPYGVSDHSPAILGIPNGVRKKKSSFRFMNHVAFKDYFLNIVEQRWSEFIIGHNMYQVVSKMKALKKDLNRLNWDSGNVFTKVKELKAKLKQAQADVDKQPHVIELRAIATKILIEYEEAKKEELILLKQKTKIKWLEEGDRNTKFFHSILKSRKQKCRVDNICDEHRVNFSDEQVGEQFVKHFKKFLGTGPTCTPISEMGDIFRNKLSSSEALDMVRPINDDEIKVALFDIDDNKALGPDGYSSLFFKKACNIVGQDVCKAVKDFFNNGRLLKELNATLIALIPKMDTPQKVSDFRPIACCNVLYK, from the coding sequence ATGAGCCATAAGGATAAACAAGATGAATTAAAGGATTTTATTAAGGAGGAGAAAGTTAGTATTTGTGCTATATTGGAGACTCATTTAAAACCAAATAACATTGATAAAGCATGCAACTTTGTTTTTAATAGATGGAATTGGGTTTCAAATGTTGCTCTAAGTTCTAATAGCTGCAGAATTGTTATTGGTTGGGATAGCAACATTGTGAATGTGATGGTGGTTCAGGTATCCGAACAAGTTATTTTTTGCcttattgaaactattgataagaTCATTAAAATGTACTGTAGCTTCATTTATGCAAGTAATAATGGTAGAGAAAGGCAGTTATTATGGGATGATCTTCATACTCAGGCCAATATTTCCAAACAGTTGCCATGGATATTGATGGGTGATTTTAATGTCACTAGGAATTTAAATGAGCATAGTATAGGATGTTCTCATATGACTGATGATATGCAGGATTTTAATAACTGTTTAAGTGATATTAAAGTGGATGATCTTGGAAGTACTGGGTTCCATTTTACATGGACCAAGTCTTTAAAGAATTCATTGTGTAGTGTGTTAAAGAAGTTGGATTGGGTTATGTGTAATGAGGATTTTCTTTCTAATTATCCTCATGCATATGGGCTATTTCTTCCCTATGGTGTTTCTGACCACAGCCCTGCTATTTTGGGTATTCCAAATGGTGTTAGGAAAAAGAAAAGTTCATTTAGATTCATGAACCATGTGGCTTTTAAAGATTATTTCCTAAACATTGTTGAGCAAAGATGGAGTGAGTTTATTATAGGGCATAACATGTACCAAGTGGTTTCTAAAATGAAAGCTCTCAAAAAAGATCTTAATAGATTAAATTGGGACAGTGGCAATGTTTTTACCAAGGTAAAGGAGCTCAAAGCTAAGTTGAAACAAGCTCAAGCTGATGTAGATAAACAGCCTCATGTTATTGAGCTAAGAGCTATTGCTACTAAAATTCTTATAGAGTATGAAGAGGCTAAAAAGGAGGAGTTGATCTTATTAAAGCAAAAAACCAAGATCAAATGGCTTGAAGAGGGAGATAGGAATACTAAGTTTTTTCATAGTATTCTCAAGAGCAGGAAACAGAAATGTAGAGTTGACAATATTTGTGATGAACACAGGGTTAATTTCAGTGATGAACAGGTTGGTGAGCAGTTTGTAAAGCATTTTAAAAAGTTCTTGGGGACTGGtccaacttgtactcctatatcAGAGATGGGAGACATTTTTAGAAATAAACTTTCATCTAGTGAAGCTTTAGATATGGTTAGACCTATAAATGATGATGAAATCAAGGTTGCACTATTTGATATTGATGACAATAAAGCTCTAGGTCCTGATGGTTATTCCTCTCTTTTCTTTAAGAAGGCCTGTAATATTGTGGGCCAGGATGTGTGTAAAGCAGTGAAGGACTTCTTTAATAATGGAAGGCTTTTAAAGGAATTAAATGCTACCCTTATAGCTTTAATTCCTAAAATGGATACTCCTCAAAAGGTTTCCGATTTCAGACCTATTGCTTGTTGTAATGTACTTTACAAGTGA